In Pochonia chlamydosporia 170 chromosome 3, whole genome shotgun sequence, the following are encoded in one genomic region:
- a CDS encoding MFS efflux (similar to Colletotrichum gloeosporioides Nara gc5 XP_007273246.1), protein MDTAMFRTLVELQPASNQPPTPDSESTIPLTAPERVVQRTYPGAPALESQPIELHNLSGNGGDYIASEPITPREVDAEDLEMSRPASPDPAPDAVDTVMSVWNPFMNRFRLLSLCLCSLGDGLSDSAAGALIPYMEKYYDIGYGVVSLIFVGQALGFVVAAIVLDIMRAKLGRAKLLAVSQACMALGYIPLVATGPFILVIFAFFLVGFGLAINVAMGNTFCGVLQNGTLILGLLHGTYGIGGISGPLMATALVTVAETIWSRYYIITLGVVLISLAMALWSFWSFEKEQSPAARAREAQPDGSFLLGMTSTLKLRVVLLGAIFIFAYQGAEVSISGWVISFLINVRDGDPSSVGYVSSGFWAGITAGRFFLSGPAQRIGEKKFVYGLIVGAIAFQILVWLVPNIVGNAVAVSIVGLLLGPVYPCSAAVFMRAMSHRDALSGMGTISACGSLGGAVAPFFTGMLAQAVGTYVLHPIVIGLFVVMLLCWYAMPIENKRSE, encoded by the exons ATGGATACAGCCATGTTCAGAACACTGGTCGAACTCCAACCAGCTTCCAACCAACCTCCCACCCCAGACTCTGAAAGCACCATCCCTCTCACAGCACCGGAGAGAGTTGTCCAGAGGACATACCCAGGAGCACCTGCTCTCGAGAGTCAACCCATAGAACTTCACAATCTCTCCGGAAATGGCGGCGACTACATCGCCTCCGAACCAATTACACCTCGGGAAGTCGATGCAGAGGACCTGGAGATGAGCAGACCTGCGTCTCCAGACCCTGCACCCGACGCAGTAGACACCGTAATGAGTGTTTGGAACCCATTCATGAACCGGTTCAGACTGCTGTCCTTGTGTCTCTGCAGTCTAGGCGATGGGCTGAGTGACAGCGCAGCAGGTGCCTTGATCCCATACATGGAAAA ATACTACGACATTGGATACGGCGTCGTATCACTCATCTTCGTCGGCCAAGCACTCggcttcgtcgtcgccgccatAGTCCTCGACATAATGAGAGCCAAGCTCGGCCGCGCAAAGCTCCTCGCCGTATCCCAAGCCTGCATGGCCCTGGGATACATACCGCTCGTTGCAACCGGTCCTTTCATCCTAGTCATATTTGCCTTCTTCCTAGTTGGATTCGGGCTTGCCATCAACGTCGCCATGGGAAACACCTTTTGCGGCGTCCTGCAAAATGGAACTCTGATCCTGGGCCTCCTTCACGGCACGTATGGCATCGGCGGTATCTCCGGCCCCCTCATGGCTACTGCTCTTGTTACTGTTGCGGAAACAATCTGGAGTAGATACTACATCATCACTCTGGGCGTGGTGCTGATATCGCTCGCCATGGCGCTTTGGTCATTCTGGTCTTTTGAAAAGGAACAGAGTCCTGCGGCGAGAGCGCGTGAAGCACAGCCCGATGGATCATTCTTGCTAGGCATGACGTCTACCCTCAAGTTGCGAGTGGTTCTTCTCGGCGCGATCTTCATCTTTGCATACCAAGGCGCGGAGGTTTCTATTTCAGGATGGGTGATTTCCTTCTTGATTAATGTCCGTGATGGCGATCCTTCGTCAGTGGGATACGTATCGTCCGGTTTCTGGGCTGGCATTACGGCGGGACGATTCTTCCTGTCCGGGCCGGCGCAGCGTATCGGCGAGAAGAAGTTTGTGTATGGCCTTATCGTGGGGGCTATTGCCTTCCAGATACTGGTGTGGCTGGTCCCGAATATTGTTGGAAATGCAGTGGCCGTTTCTATCGTCGGTCTGCTTTTGGGACCTGTTTATCCGTGCTCGGCGGCGGTGTTTATGCGCGCCATGTCCCATCGGGATGCGTTGAGTGGCATGGGGACGATCAGCGCGTGCGGGAGCTTGGGCGGTGCGGTTGCGCCGTTCTTTACGGGTATGTTGGCGCAGGCGGTTGGGACGTATGTTCTTCATCCGATTGTTATTGGGTTGTTCgttgtgatgctgttgtgCTGGTATGCTATGCCTATTGAGAATAAGAGGTCAGAGTAA
- a CDS encoding translation initiation factor 1A/IF-1 (similar to Metarhizium robertsii ARSEF 23 XP_007823228.1) — MGKPKRNVLAAAEETLTPPASLEPNQSLVRVVKPEGNNLYTCELANKKTVLLELAQRFRNTIWIKRGGYVLGERYEEGASDTRADGEIVNVVRDEKLWRKQAYWPKEFTKNTYDLSDDEDDSNVGKMPPSDSEED, encoded by the exons ATGGGAAAGCCCAAACGCAATGTCCTCGCTGCCGCCGAGGAGACTCTAACCCCTCCTGCGTCCCTCGAACCAAACCAATCTCTCGTCCGCGTCGTCAAGCCTGAAGGAAACAACTTGTACACCTGCGagctggccaacaagaagaccGTCCTCTTGGAGCTTGCACAGCGCTTCCGAAACACAATTTGGATAAAACGCGGTGGCTATGTGCTAGGCGAGCGATATGAAGAGGGTGCCAGCGATACTCGTGCCGATGGAGAGATTGTAAATGTGGTTCGGGACGAAAAGCTCTGGCGAAAGCAGGCTTATTG GCCGAAGGAGTTTACCAAGAACACCTACGATCTtagcgacgacgaggatgactCTAATGTTGGAAAGATGCCGCCGAGCGATTCCGAAGAAGACTGA
- a CDS encoding glycosyltransferase family 58 protein (similar to Myceliophthora thermophila ATCC 42464 XP_003666050.1): protein MEQVGQFVSGERDYTKMEGGTGPLVYPAAHLYTYTGLYYLTDSGKNILLAQQLFAVLYMATLAVVMLCYWQVPPYIFPLLILSKRLHSVFVLRCFNDCFAAFFLWLAIFFLQRRQWTLGTMAYSWGLGIKMSLLLALPAVGIVSFLGRGFGGSLRLAWLMAQLQLVIAVPFLAKNWHGYLSRAFELSRQFKFEWTVNWRMLGEELFLSKQFALVLLGLHALTLLIFITARWLQPTGRSLVSLIPPMLRGQSPFTPAEELQVSSRVTPEFVMTSILSANVIGLLFARSLHYQFYAYLAWATPYLLWKAWPYTPVVYLLWAVQEAAWNTFPSTDLSSTAVVNVLLITVALVYFGTSKPVKSGDRKSAKVSKKNR from the exons ATGGAGCAGGTTGGGCAATTCGTCTCCGGAGAACGAGATTATACCAAGATGGAGGGGGGTACAGGGCCGTTGGTGTATCCCGCTGCGCATTTGTACACGTACACGGGGCTATATTACCTGACGGATAGTGGGAAGAATATCCTGTTGGCGCAGCAGTTGTTTGCTGTGCTGTACATGGCTACGTTGGCGGTGGTTATGCTGTGCTATTGGCAG GTGCCGCCGTATATTTTCCCGTTGCTGATTCTATCGAAGCGTCTTCATAGCGTTTTCGTCCTTCGGTGCTTCAATGACTGCTTTGCAGCCTTTTTCCTGTGGCTCGCTATATTCTTCCTGCAGAGACGGCAGTGGACTCTGGGGACCATGGCCTACAGCTGGGGACTGGGAATCAAGATGTCACTTTTGCTTGCCCTGCCAGCCGTGGGTATAGTTTCGTTCCTGGGGAGAGGATTTGGTGGCAGTCTGCGGCTGGCATGGCTGATGGCGCAGCTGCAGCTCGTTATTGCAGTTCCGTTCTTGGCCAAGAATTGGCACGGCTATTTGAGCAGGGCGTTTGAGCTTTCACGGCAGTTCAAGTTTGAGTGGACGGTCAATTGGCGCATGTTGGGGGAAGAATTGTTTCTCAGCAAGCAGTTTGCCCTTGTTCTATTGGGTCTCCATGCGCTGACTCTCCTCATTTTCATCACTGCCCGATGGTTGCAGCCAACTGGTCGATCTCTGGTATCCCTGATTCCTCCTATGCTTCGTGGGCAATCCCCTTTCACACCGGCAGAGGAACTGCAGGTTTCCAGCCGAGTTACTCCTGAGTTTGTGATGACCAGCATCCTTTCAGCCAATGTTATTGGGTTGCTCTTTGCAAGGTCATTGCACTACCAATTTTATGCCTATCTGGCTTGGGCAACTCCATATTTGTTGTGGAAGGCTTGGCCTTATACTCCCGTGGTGTATTTGCTGTGGGCAGTTCAAGAAGCGGCTTGGAATACGTTCCCCAGTACCGACCTCAGCTCCACAGCTGTGGTGAATGTGCTGCTTATAACAGTAGCACTGGTATACTTTGGTACTTCGAAGCCCGTCAAATCAGGGGACCGGAAATCGGCCAAGGTCTCAAAGAAGAATAGGTGA
- a CDS encoding thioredoxin domain-containing protein: MLSSRLLGSLATTMRASSAASMRPLVLSRAFHASSPRRIVHNIKTAEEFQKAVTENDRVIVDCFATWCGPCKAIAPILEKHSEEAAFKDKVHFIKFDVDELPAVTQALGVRAMPTFFFFKDGKKVDEMVGANPPALLEALRKIAA, translated from the exons ATGCTGTCTTCCCGCCTCCTCGGATCATTGGCCACGACCATGCGGGCCAGCAGCGCTGCCTCCATGCGACCGCTCGTCCTCTCCAGAGCCTTCCACGCATCATCTCCCAGGAGGATCGTTCACAATATCAAAAC TGCCGAGGAATTCCAAAAAGCAGTGACTGAAAATGATAGAGTCATCGTTGATTGCTTCGCTACGTGGTGCGGTCCGTGCAAGGCCATCGCCCCTATTCTTGAAAA ACACTCCGAGGAAGCTGCTTTCAAGGACAAGGTTCACTTTATCAAgtttgatgtggatgagttgCCGGCTGTGACGCAGGCTTTGGGCGTTCGTGCTATGCCTAcgtttttcttcttcaaggatgggaagaaggttgatgagatggtTGGGGCGAATCCGCCTGCGCTCCTGGAGGCTTTGAGGAAGATTGCTGCGTGA
- a CDS encoding kinetochore protein nuf2 (similar to Neosartorya fischeri NRRL 181 XP_001259559.1), whose product MAYNPRMSIIPTNQQQGRSRKKEDEADAFMRLPDREIVGCITDIGIHFTVADLQKPNAAHVQQIFEWFAELLLNATRETVEPAMRAAAEDVCGEFADVVPTDTRNLMGFYVSLRRLLYECGITDFTFNDLYKPTYERLVKIFSYLINFVRFRESQTTIIDEYYNKSESTKNRIETLYAENQENEARLDNMKHNRKAMEAQVREKTMRNEELKKRLLELQRHQKTVATRLEEAKEKKGELTSVLEQKTQDKLTLKQESNKLRPYMLQSPSALQDNLTELREILNNDKAHIDALDRRARALQTSTDSFTVVSTEVASCIKILDEIATELAKEEEEMVRNAKQRDALSERGNNAREVERAEVMLQRQLSKWTERTDKLREQSSHKAQEAKEKMHELRAIHRKLTEEHTEKGKEMEIRRVRIEQTEKKMLDLKENIENEVHAAHDEYLKMESHIKLYITEMEQAIS is encoded by the exons ATGGCATATAACCCGAGAATGAGCATTAtaccaacaaaccaacaacaaggccGTTCAcggaagaaggaggatgaagccGACGCCTTCATGCGCCTCCCCGACCGCGAAATCGTAGGCTGCATCACAGACATTGGCATCCACTTCACCGTCGCGGACCTCCAAAAACCCAATGCCGCGCATGTACAGCAAATATTCGAGTGGTTTGCGGAATTACTGTTGAATGCCACACGAGAGACTGTCGAGCCGGCGATGCGCGCCGCCGCAGAGGATGTTTGCGGCGAATTCGCTGATGTGGTGCCCACGGATACGCGTAACTTGATGGGATTCTATGTGTCTCTGCGCAGGTTACTGTACGAGTGTGGCATCACTGATTTCACTTTCAACGACTTGTATAAGCCTACGTACGAGCGACTGGTCAAGATCTTCAGCTACCTCATCAATTTCGTCCGATTTCGCGAGTCACAAACCACCATTATTGACGAATACTACAACAAGTCGGAGTCAACAAAGAACAGAATCGAAACGTTGTATGCAGAGAACCAGGAAAACGAAGCACGGCTAGATAATATGAAGCATAACCGCAAAGCCATGGAGGCACAGGTTCGCGAAAAGACAATGAGGAATGAGGAACTGAAGAAGCGATTGCTCGAACTACAACGGCACCAAAAGACTGTCGCGACGAGGCTGGAGgaagccaaggagaagaagggcgagtTGACGAGCGTACTGGAGCAAAAGACACAGGATAAATTGACCCTTAAACAAGAAAGCAACAAACTGCGTCCGTACATGCTGCAGAGCCCTTCGGCATTGCAGGACAACCTGACGGAGCTGCGCGAAATTCTGAACAACGACAAGGCACACATTGACGCGTTGGACCGGAGGGCGCGTGCGCTCCAGACATCGACGGATTCGTTCACTGTGGTATCAACCGAGGTTGCATCTTGTATCAAGATTCTCGACGAGATTGCCACCGAACttgccaaggaggaggaggaaatggTTAGGAATGCAAAGCAACGGGATGCGCTGTCTGAGCGTGGAAATAATGCTCGAGAGGTGGAACGGGCGGAGGTGATGCTGCAGCGGCAATTGAGTAAATGGACTGAGCGGACAGATAAGCTGCGCGAGCAGAGTAGTCATAAGGCGCaggaggccaaggagaagatgcaTGAGCTGCGGGCGATTCACCGGAAATTGACGGAGGAGCACACAGAGAAGGGGAAAGAGATGGAGATTCGGAGAGTGAGGATTGAGCAGACGGAGAAAAAA ATGCTCGATTTGAAAGAGAACATCGAAAACGAGGTGCACGCCGCACACGACGAGTATCTCAAGATGGAATCGCACATCAAGTTGTACATTACGGAAATGGAACAGGCCATCAGTTGA